TCCATCTCATCCACCTGGATGCCCGGCAGCATTCCGTATCCGGTGCCAACGCTGCGGAAGGGAATATAAATAACACGGGAAACCTGCCCACACAACCCGCGGCATGCTTCATAAGTAATCACATGGACCGGCTGATGGCCGTAAGGCTCATACAGCTGGTTTCCCGTATCCCACAATGCTTTTACAGTTTTTGTATTTCCACGGTAATGCAGGGTCACCTGACACAAGTGCTCCTGCATCCGGGTTTTCTCCCTAAAGTAATCTGCGCACGCACGGCCTCCAAAAAAAATACCGGCCGCCACACAGGCTGCTGCCGGAAACTGCCATTGGCCTGCCGGACGGAGCCCCGCCAGATACCATGCAGCCGGGACCATGTCCCCCACAAGGCCAAAGACTCCGCCTGCTGCCGCACTGACCAGCCAAAGTGCCAGCAGGCTCCGGAAAAACTCACGAAACGGTTTTCTGCCAAACGCCAGAAGCACCATCATGCTTCCCGCAAAGAACCAGGTGAGCCCCCATTCCATCCATCCGGGCATTCCAGGAAGAAATACCATCACACATGCCCACGTTCCGCCGGCGGCGGCTGCCATCAGGAGCCGGAGATAACGCCGCAGATATTTTCCCTGCACACTTTTTCCCGGCGTCGGCAGATGCAGGATCTGCTTCACAAGCAAAAGCAGCAGGTAATCCATCACAAAATTGATGATAAAAAATACATCCAGATAAAATGTCACTGTCACTCGCGGGGCCTCACCTCCTTCTTTCATCACGCTGTCTATTATAATCATTCTCAGGAGCAAATTTTGTCAAAGAGGCGGGGTGCCATGTCTTTTTTTTCACGACAAAAAAAGACAGAAAACCCTGCATAAGGTTCTCTGTCTTTTTAAACGGTTTTATATCAGCTTATCACAACAAAACTTAGCGCTTATTCTTTAAGAAGTCCGGGATATTGATCTGCGTATCGCGGTTCAGCGGACGGAAGGAACTCTGAGCCGGAGCCTGCTGAGGCGCGGTCTTCGGAGCCTGGCTCTGCTGCGGCGCGGTCTTCTGGACCGGCTTTGCCATGGTAGCGCTTGCCTCGGCAGATGCCGTATGGCTTAAGTTCGGCATGCCTGCGCCCATGTTGGACGGCATTTTCGGCTTAAAGGTCTTGAAATCAGCCATCGCCTTGTTCACCAGAGTGTTCGCACCATGTGCATCCAGACCGGTTGCGATAACGGTGATGGTCGCCTCGTCCTGTGCGTTCTCATCGAACATGGCACCAAAAATGATATTGGCATCGTCGCCTGCCAGCTCCTGAACATAGCTTGCAGCTTCGTTGGCCTCGATCAGGCTGATATCGCCGGAAATATTGATGATCACATGGGTAGCGCCCTCGATGGTGGTCTCTAAAAGCGGGCTTGCCACCGCCTGCTTCACAGCCTCCACAGCCTTGTCGTCACCCTTGGCATGTCCGATACCAATATGTGCGATACCCTTGTCCGTCATGACGGTCTGTACGTCTGCAAAGTCCAGGTTGATGAGGCCAGGTACATTGATTAAGTCGGTGATCCCCTGCACTGCCTGCTGCAGCACTTCGTCAGCCTTCTTTAAGGCATCCGGCATGGTGGTCCTGCGGTCCACGATCTCCAGAAGCTTGTCGTTGGGAATGACGATCAGGGTATCTACGCTCT
This portion of the Clostridium sp. AN503 genome encodes:
- a CDS encoding sigma-E processing peptidase SpoIIGA; its protein translation is MTVTFYLDVFFIINFVMDYLLLLLVKQILHLPTPGKSVQGKYLRRYLRLLMAAAAGGTWACVMVFLPGMPGWMEWGLTWFFAGSMMVLLAFGRKPFREFFRSLLALWLVSAAAGGVFGLVGDMVPAAWYLAGLRPAGQWQFPAAACVAAGIFFGGRACADYFREKTRMQEHLCQVTLHYRGNTKTVKALWDTGNQLYEPYGHQPVHVITYEACRGLCGQVSRVIYIPFRSVGTGYGMLPGIQVDEMDVVREGKLVKCYEKPWLAISREPLSSRHQYEMLLHGEQ
- the ftsZ gene encoding cell division protein FtsZ, yielding MLEIKINEAENSARIVVIGVGGAGNNAVNRMIDENIAGVEFIGINTDKQALQFCKAPTSMQIGEKLTKGLGAGARPEVGQKAAEESSEELAQAIKGADMVFVTCGMGGGTGTGAAPVIAKIAKDMGILTVGVVTKPFRFEAKTRMSNALTGIEHLKESVDTLIVIPNDKLLEIVDRRTTMPDALKKADEVLQQAVQGITDLINVPGLINLDFADVQTVMTDKGIAHIGIGHAKGDDKAVEAVKQAVASPLLETTIEGATHVIINISGDISLIEANEAASYVQELAGDDANIIFGAMFDENAQDEATITVIATGLDAHGANTLVNKAMADFKTFKPKMPSNMGAGMPNLSHTASAEASATMAKPVQKTAPQQSQAPKTAPQQAPAQSSFRPLNRDTQINIPDFLKNKR